TGCCTCATCTTGGCCAAGGCAATAGCCGCAAAAACAGGTCGTATATATGGTAGTTAACCTGCGCTTTTAATCATGCTACTGACTTGCAAAACTGGGGGAGACCATATATGTGAGTAACGCTACCACGAAACTCAACCAGACCACCATAAACACTGAACTCAACGATGGAATGAAAAATGCTAAGCGTTAGGAATCACTCTTAAATTGTTTGTTATGACACAATTTTCTGCTTAACTACAAACCTAAAATTTCGTCTAATTCACTATTGCTTAAATAAAGTTTATTATCTACATGTATGGTTGTTAAGAAGTCCTCAAATGAAACTGTCACTGGCATATGATTTTTCCAAAAGACCTCTATATAGTCCTCTGGGTACTTCGTTAACATAAGCATCTGTATTGTCAGCAATACTATTTTTGAGCTCGTAGTGAGATCTTCCAAAATTCCGTTTCGGTTTCCATCATCTATAGGTATTTCAAATGCCCCATGTGCAATTTCATTTCTAAGCTGATAAACGGAGTAAACCCCATATCCGTGCTGGGATAAAAACTCACGAGGTTTTCTAATATGCTCAGAAAGGCGCTTCCGCACATTAGAACACTCTAATGAATTTGAAAGCTCGAGGTAACCTAAGGGCAAAGTACTTAAACTATACATGTTCTTTAAGTAGTAACATAATTTGTTAATCTTACCCTGGGGTCCGGCTGAAGTTGGCACATATTTATCTATTGCAACTTCAAGTGCTGACCAACAAAACTGAAACCGCGCGATTTCTGTAACAAGTTTTTGTTGCAACGCAACTTGACGGTCTGCCCAGTCATCCGCTGGTCCACACACCCCAAAACCTGTATTAAATAGGCTAGTATCGTAATCTACAGATTGAATACAAGCAGAAAGATTCAACCAAGCAGCGACATCTTCAGCACCCTCATAACCTCTGAAATCAGCTAATGCACCAAAAAATTGAACAAGATCGGCACAGTGTTCTTGTAATGTTTTCATAACGTTGCCTTTGTTTCATAACGATTAGTTAAGACGTGAGCCACGCGTCCACTAAAGCCACAGTAAACCCCGAAATCACTATACTAAACGCATACTAAAAATGCCAAGTGTGGGGAGTCCGTCTTAAATGCTTTGTTAAATGGCATTGTGCTGCTTAGTTTTAGTAAGCAGTAGATGCGGGTACTTTCTTTGTAAATGGCGCTCCAGTTTGTCATTATCATCCACGACAACAACCACTGTATGTATAGTTTTATTTTTCAAAGAACTATATGTGCTTAGCCTGATAGCACCTGTACCTTTAGGGTCCCCTAAATGTTCGTATGGTCTTTTCCCCAAAGACTTATCTTTACCCCAATATATTGGATATAGATTGCCCTCGATAGGGTTAAAGCTATCAAACGACTTTAAGAAATTTGCACCTCGTTCTTCAGCTTCGTTGAAAAAGTTTTCAGCTTCACATTCCGATAGCTCGACAGCAAACCCATAAATGCTTCCGGGAAACAGTTGAGGTTTAGGTGTTTCAAGAGTAAATGTCCCGGAAGCAATAACTTCTCTGACATCTATTTTCTCAAGCTCTTTTCTAATTATCTCGTACATTTACATTTTCACTTAAATCCCGATGAGTAACTTTCAGCCATTTAACGCCTTGCTAAGGTGCGACTAACCACCACGAAACCTAAGCGAAGCCACGTAAACACTGAAGCCAACCGAACCCAAAATGCCAACGGTTAGCCGTCACTCTTAAGCAATTTGTTATGTGAAATATTGCCACAACGTAGCGACCCCCAGTGAAACAACTAATAGAGCATAAATCTTACGTTTATCAGCAACACTTTTTGGATACACCCCTTCAAATGCGGGTAGCAACATACCAACAAAGAAAACCACCGAATAAACAAAAGCAAAAACAGTAATAACTGAGAGTTTTGCTGTCTCAAGCTCGCCATTGTATGCAATCAAGAACCCTAGCATTGCAGTAAAAAACGGGACTGTGCAGCCTACAGCCACATTGGGTAACCAAAGAAGAATTATCTTTCTCACTCCTGATAGATTCCTAGGAACCTGACCATAAATGAACACATAAATTGCGATGATAAACACTGCAATTGGGGCTACGATATTAAACAGTTCTGATTGAGCAAAATCTGCAATAAATGCGACCATCTGTTTTTGTTGTTCAATGTCTAAATTAGGAAATCGTATGCCTATAAAAACTCCAACCACAAAAGGAAGTAATAGGAATAGAAGTATTTTTAACTTTGCCACATAGACTCCTTTCACATAGACATAATGCCCCCCACGAGGTGCTAGCCTCCAATATCGTGGGTTAGCTTAAAGCCAGAGCCATAATTAGTGTGACTAAACAACTAAATTTGGAGGCTAGCATGAATAACGATAGCATAATTTTCATTGGCTTAGATACGCATAAGTCCTTTATCCAAGTCGCAGTTCTGCAAGGTCATCGTGGTGCTCAACCGCAACAACTTGGTCGTATTAAATCTAACAAGTCGGCGTTGGTTAAATTGGCCCAGCAACTCCAATCAAAATATCCTAAAGCTACCTTTCATTTTGTCTACGAGGCGGGCCCATGCGGATACTGGACTTATCGCCTGCTCACAAGCCTTGGGCACTGTTGCTTTGTTGTCGCGCCATCACTCATCCCCAAAAAACCTGGTGACCGAGTGAAGACTGACAAGCGCGATGCCGCTAAGCTTGCCAAACTCTTCAAGGCTGAAGAGCTCACACCTATCTACGTTCCAGAAGCCGAAGATGAAGCCATACGAGATCTCTCAAGAGCCAGAGAAACCGCCATGAAAGATCTTAAGGACGCTAAGTTCCAACTCAAAGGCTTCCTACTTCGCAATAATGTTCAGGCAACGGTGAATGACAACTGGTCTAAAAAGCATCTACGGTGGCTGACAGACCTCATCCTCCCTCACCATAGCCAACAGATCGTTCTGCAAGAGATGATCATTACTATCAGTGAACGAATGCAAAGGCTTCAGCGACTCGATAATGAACTGCTCCATCAGGTAAAAAATTGGCGATACTATCCTGTGGTCAAAGCGGTTCAAGCCATGCGAGGCGTGCGATTGCTGGTCGCTCTAGGCACCATCGCCGAACTTGGTGATTTACGACGGTTCGATCATCCCAGAAAGCTAATGGCTTACCTTGGTCTCGTTCCGACCGAAAGCTCTAGTGGCGGCAAAACTCGACGGGGCAGCTTAACCAAGTGCGGGAACAGTCGAGCAAGACGACTATTGGTGGAGGGTGCACATACCTACAAGCATAAAGCCAATATCTCTGTAGAGCTCCAACTACGGCAAGAAGGACTCCCCAAGGAGATCGTCGATATTGCTTGGCAAGCACAGCAACGATTATGTCGACGTTACCAACGACTACTTCAAAAAGGTAAACATAGGAATGTTGTGGTCGTGGCTATCGCTAGAGAAATGATCGCTTATATCTGGGCTATCGCAAGAGAGGTTGTCGTAAGCGACGTTGATCCCAAAACGCGCATCGCAAGGCTACCTGCATGAACAACGAATTAGTGTTATCGCAAAGAATGAAGCATCGGGTGTGGCACAACCACCGACGGCGTTAGGACGGCAATAGAGCGTAAGCTGTATTGAACCACGAGCATAGACTGAAGACAGGTGCCACGACGGAACAAGTAAGGTAGGCTCTGCTCACCAATGGTGAGTAATCCACGTATATCAGCATGAGAACCGACGACATTACTTGCTTCACCTATGCGGTAACACTACTACTGATTTACAAGTAAGGCTCTGGAAATGTGGGAGCAGAAACTTCTACGTTTTAATTGACAATGGGGGTCATATCAACGCCCAATTAAGTTGTGAGCAACGCTGCCACCTTACTAAAACACTGCGTCGAAATCACCAAACAAGTTGAAACCGAAAGCGCCGAGCGTTGCGAATCAGCTTGAATTGTTTGTTATGCTGCTGATTCCTCCGACTCAGTTTCTTCATTTTTGCCGCTTAAGTTCTTTATCTCAACATCAAAATATTCTGATAGTTCACGTTGAATGCGGTGGTATTCGTTTACTGGAACTTCGATTACACTGCCATTGAGTTCAGACGTGTAATAACCTGAATTGTTTTTATTTTGGTCTGCGATAACTAGATATTCACCGTTTGCAAGAGCAAGGTGAAAATCGTTTTCAAAAGTAACTACTTGAACAATATTGTGTTTCGCAACAGTAAATTGCTCGTTCAATTTTAAGCCAACTTTCATTATATATTCCTTATTTTCGTTGTTTCGATTTGCAGCATAACAGTTCTTAGACCGAAAAATTCTATAATTAAATACAGATTTTTTCTGCCTATTACTTTTATGAGAGAAACCATACCCCGTTTTTATGCAAAATAACAGTAACTTAAGCATTAAACACTTTACCCTAATCCCAAAATACAGACTTTTTCTATATAGCATAAATCGATGTGCCAAACTACAGGGCATGTATATATAAACAGTGGTAACAAAAGTGAAAAAATCACCATTTCTATCGTTTATAAAAGAGTATATGTTGGGTCGCCACTACGCTCTTCGAACAGTCGAAGCCTATATCTACTGGATTCACCAATACATCCTTTATCATGATAAAAAGCACCCGAAAAGCTTAAATTCGAGACACGTCGAAGATTTTCTAACGCATTTAGTCGTTAACAAAAAATCTGCCCAGAAAACCCAAAACTTAGCGCTCAATGCTCTCGTTTTTTTATACAAAGACATCATTCAAGAACCTATCGATATTGATATGCAGTTCCGTCGCTTGTACATAACTAACGCCCAATAACCAAAGTTTAAGACGCTAGATATGCGTTTACTATCGACTCAACGCCTCACCAAGCGGTTTAAAATAGGCTTGTAGTGCCTCATAAATGATCTGACGATGGTGCAGGTCTGGGAACACCTCGAGTGTTTCAGTGGCAGTAGTGCCAGACACTAAGTAACTATTCGTGATACCGGAGCAAGATTCCACCGCAGCTTCAAAAGCGCGCGCCATCATCTCCGTCGGGGTCGAAAAATAGTTCGAGCCCATCGCGAGATCGGCTTTTACACTGCGTGAAACATAGTCGTGCCGTTCTTTACCATCTTGACTTAGCAGTGTTTTATCAAAAATCGCTAGTAATTTCTCATTCAAGGGATGAGGGAAATGCGTTTTGTTTTTCAACCAACAGTCACTGGCAAACAAAATACAGTGCTGCGGACCGGACCGGTCACCGATATCAAAGGCTTTTTCCGCGATATAGTGATCAAACGCGTGCCAAAACTCATGGGCAAGAGCCCCTGCACCAGCATTTTTCGCCAACGCTAACTCACGCTGATTGGGTGCATAGTGCGCTTGAACCCCTTTACGACCACCAGTACCAAACGCCAAATTTAAGTTACCACGAAGCCCTATTGCGTGGGGAGGCAGTGCCAGTATGTATGCCAAATCCGCCAGTGAATCGAAGATCAAATTCGCTGCTAGGTCTTTTTCCTCTGAGTTAACCCACTTACCTACACGAATACCACCCATGCCAAATGTCTGTTTGATATCAACAAACGACACTTGTTCGCCATGGCGGTAGTCAGGACCTTGACGGGATTTGTATTTAAAATTTGTTAACTGCACTTGGCTATTCGTTGTTACGTTTATCCAGTTGTCACGATCTGACACTAATGTTTGTCTTATTGTACATTATCAACCCAACGAACAGCGACTTGATTACGACCATTATTTTTCGCTTGATACAACGCAGAGCTCGCTCGCTCCATAGCGGATTCAAAACTGTCCTGGTCAATCACTTCTGTAATGCCAATGGAAAGTGAAACCATCGTCTCTTTCACCACATGCTGGTTAATTCGATTGGCAATCGAGATCGTCTGTTTGGCGTTAAGATTCAGCAAAATTAAAAATTCATCACCGCCAAGTCGCAAAAATTCATCAGTTTCTCTGAGACTGCTTTTTACAATCTCTGCTACTTGTTTTAACACCCGATCACCTTCCGCATGACCATAGGAATCATTAATATTCTTAAAATAGTCTATGTCAAACGCAATCATCGAATAACCATTCTGTTTAATAAATTGCCAATAACTACTCTTCTTAATTTGGTTTTCCAGATAGTTGCGATTGCGACACTGAGTCAAAGAGTCATAGAATGCACTATGTTTCAACTGCTTATTTTGAAAAATACTGAGTGCCAAATTTGCAAAGACAACGAGTACAGTCACTGCCAAGCCGAGCAAAAATGAGTAGAAGTGTTGGATTTTCGATTCATTGTAATACTCACTCACATCCAATTTGAGCAGCAATACTCGGTTGATATCTTGCAGATAATGGAAATATACGAGGAATGTTTGAGAGTCATCATACTGCCAAAAAATCTGATCTTCATGGGATGAAGATTGAAAGCGTTCGCTCGTCATCGTAGGAAACAGGTTAAAAATAGATTCGCCTTTGACATTTTTTGGTAGCCTAACTTCACCACCTAGTGTGACGAAGGAGACAAAAATATTGTCATCTAGCCCTTTAATCCGTTCGTAAAACGCTTCGTAATCAATACCGATACCAAAAATTCCGATAACTTCACCATTATTATCTTTAATTTTGTGATCGTGAAAAAAAGAGTAAAGAGCGTCGTACTCTACCTCATCGGGGTCATAGAAGTTATAGCGATATTCTATAGGTTTATTAACAAACTCTTGAATCCACTTATCTCTATCCGAAGTGATATCTAGAGTCAATACACTCCCAAAGCTGTCTATGTAAAGATTTTTCCGAATGTCTACCAACCCCACATTCTTTACCGATAACATCTTCATTGTTTGTTTCAACTCGGTAAGCATGTCTGAAGTACTGTAACCCTCTTGTAATTTGGACGCATAAACACCTGCTAAAACATGACTAGCGTAAGCATAAGTCTGATTAACATCATTCAGAGTTCGAGTAATGTAGTTGGTTGTGCGATATAACGTTGTATCGACTAAGTT
The genomic region above belongs to Vibrio ponticus and contains:
- a CDS encoding IS110 family RNA-guided transposase; its protein translation is MNNDSIIFIGLDTHKSFIQVAVLQGHRGAQPQQLGRIKSNKSALVKLAQQLQSKYPKATFHFVYEAGPCGYWTYRLLTSLGHCCFVVAPSLIPKKPGDRVKTDKRDAAKLAKLFKAEELTPIYVPEAEDEAIRDLSRARETAMKDLKDAKFQLKGFLLRNNVQATVNDNWSKKHLRWLTDLILPHHSQQIVLQEMIITISERMQRLQRLDNELLHQVKNWRYYPVVKAVQAMRGVRLLVALGTIAELGDLRRFDHPRKLMAYLGLVPTESSSGGKTRRGSLTKCGNSRARRLLVEGAHTYKHKANISVELQLRQEGLPKEIVDIAWQAQQRLCRRYQRLLQKGKHRNVVVVAIAREMIAYIWAIAREVVVSDVDPKTRIARLPA
- a CDS encoding CLCA_X family protein — protein: MQLTNFKYKSRQGPDYRHGEQVSFVDIKQTFGMGGIRVGKWVNSEEKDLAANLIFDSLADLAYILALPPHAIGLRGNLNLAFGTGGRKGVQAHYAPNQRELALAKNAGAGALAHEFWHAFDHYIAEKAFDIGDRSGPQHCILFASDCWLKNKTHFPHPLNEKLLAIFDKTLLSQDGKERHDYVSRSVKADLAMGSNYFSTPTEMMARAFEAAVESCSGITNSYLVSGTTATETLEVFPDLHHRQIIYEALQAYFKPLGEALSR
- a CDS encoding sensor domain-containing diguanylate cyclase, whose product is MVDSIRTAILIVVVFSLLNVAHYYMNLRVFRDNLVDTTLYRTTNYITRTLNDVNQTYAYASHVLAGVYASKLQEGYSTSDMLTELKQTMKMLSVKNVGLVDIRKNLYIDSFGSVLTLDITSDRDKWIQEFVNKPIEYRYNFYDPDEVEYDALYSFFHDHKIKDNNGEVIGIFGIGIDYEAFYERIKGLDDNIFVSFVTLGGEVRLPKNVKGESIFNLFPTMTSERFQSSSHEDQIFWQYDDSQTFLVYFHYLQDINRVLLLKLDVSEYYNESKIQHFYSFLLGLAVTVLVVFANLALSIFQNKQLKHSAFYDSLTQCRNRNYLENQIKKSSYWQFIKQNGYSMIAFDIDYFKNINDSYGHAEGDRVLKQVAEIVKSSLRETDEFLRLGGDEFLILLNLNAKQTISIANRINQHVVKETMVSLSIGITEVIDQDSFESAMERASSALYQAKNNGRNQVAVRWVDNVQ